One genomic segment of uncultured Desulfobacter sp. includes these proteins:
- a CDS encoding PEP-CTERM sorting domain-containing protein (PEP-CTERM proteins occur, often in large numbers, in the proteomes of bacteria that also encode an exosortase, a predicted intramembrane cysteine proteinase. The presence of a PEP-CTERM domain at a protein's C-terminus predicts cleavage within the sorting domain, followed by covalent anchoring to some some component of the (usually Gram-negative) cell surface. Many PEP-CTERM proteins exhibit an unusual sequence composition that includes large numbers of potential glycosylation sites. Expression of one such protein has been shown restore the ability of a bacterium to form floc, a type of biofilm.): protein MFRFKSFLGPVCISLLFVGLYCSSALSATLIVEDGQLMGATDVLVNGVSYDVEFLDDSADYLYNDGVDFTFTFTTETDALAASAVLLAQVFIDDELDGLFDSDPTLTNGGGYTGYIYVYTPYEIDETVSSWMNMAYAFNSKIDHSEPDGTGSKYDVNTSYDTAGMSGQVYAVWSLSKTSSVPVPTTIVLLGSGLLSLAGLRRKKYFNKLRNGF, encoded by the coding sequence ATGTTTCGGTTTAAATCTTTTTTAGGTCCAGTTTGTATTTCATTGTTATTTGTTGGATTGTATTGTTCTTCGGCATTATCGGCAACACTCATTGTCGAGGATGGGCAACTTATGGGTGCGACAGATGTTTTGGTCAATGGAGTGTCATATGACGTAGAGTTCCTTGATGATTCGGCAGACTACCTTTATAACGATGGCGTCGATTTTACATTCACTTTTACTACAGAAACTGATGCTCTGGCGGCGTCAGCAGTATTGTTGGCCCAGGTGTTTATTGACGACGAACTGGATGGCCTATTCGACTCAGACCCAACGCTGACAAACGGGGGTGGCTATACAGGTTATATATATGTGTATACACCATACGAGATAGACGAGACTGTATCGAGCTGGATGAATATGGCATATGCTTTTAATAGTAAGATCGACCATAGCGAGCCGGACGGCACTGGAAGTAAATATGATGTGAATACATCATACGACACAGCCGGAATGTCGGGTCAAGTGTATGCAGTATGGAGCCTTTCAAAAACGAGCTCGGTTCCAGTACCAACAACTATTGTACTATTAGGGTCCGGCCTGCTCAGCCTCGCAGGTTTGAGAAGGAAAAAATATTTCAACAAACTTAGGAACGGATTTTAA
- a CDS encoding transposase, which produces MTAHVVFTEVGPDLSQFKTVGHFCSWLGLCPNNKISGGKVLSSHTRPGSNRLAHALRLSANSLWKSKSYLGDYFRRMRARHGAPKAITSTAHKLARIIYHLIKNKKAFDDSVFSEQEKTHQKRLKKRVINQAKSLGLEIVVA; this is translated from the coding sequence TTGACGGCCCACGTCGTATTCACCGAAGTTGGCCCGGATTTATCCCAATTTAAAACTGTCGGCCATTTCTGCTCTTGGCTCGGTTTATGTCCCAACAATAAAATCAGCGGTGGAAAAGTGCTTTCATCACATACCCGTCCCGGGTCCAATCGATTAGCTCACGCGCTTCGGCTTTCTGCTAACTCGCTTTGGAAAAGCAAATCATATCTCGGTGATTATTTCCGTAGAATGCGTGCCCGTCACGGCGCACCAAAAGCGATCACCTCCACCGCCCACAAATTGGCCCGCATCATCTATCACCTCATCAAGAACAAGAAAGCTTTCGATGATTCGGTTTTTTCTGAACAGGAAAAGACACATCAGAAGCGTTTGAAAAAGCGTGTAATAAATCAGGCTAAATCTCTTGGATTAGAGATAGTTGTGGCTTGA
- the modB gene encoding molybdate ABC transporter permease subunit, with protein sequence MLSEITILGLSPQDLSAVGLSLKVACSATLIATPFGVACGYFLAFGKTRGKAVIEGIISLPLVLPPVVVGYLLLLSFGSNGIIGKFLNLFGIQVVFSLTGAVIASAVVGFPLMVRSIRIGMEAVDQSYISVSRTLGAGWWDSFFTIVLPLSGRAILAGMSLMFARNLGEFGATVILAGNIPGVTQTIPLAIYEYTSVPGGDRMALTLCLVSISLSFAILLISEGINRKFKKG encoded by the coding sequence ATGCTAAGTGAAATTACAATATTGGGACTTTCTCCCCAGGATCTTTCTGCCGTCGGGCTTTCCCTGAAGGTTGCCTGTTCGGCAACTTTGATTGCCACCCCTTTTGGGGTTGCTTGTGGCTACTTTCTTGCCTTTGGCAAAACTAGAGGTAAGGCGGTGATCGAAGGGATTATCAGTCTGCCTTTGGTTTTACCGCCGGTCGTGGTCGGATATCTGTTGCTGCTGTCCTTCGGGTCCAACGGTATCATCGGGAAGTTTTTGAATCTTTTTGGTATCCAGGTGGTTTTTTCTCTTACCGGTGCGGTCATTGCATCGGCGGTGGTTGGGTTTCCCCTGATGGTCCGTTCAATTCGTATTGGTATGGAGGCGGTGGATCAATCCTATATTTCAGTGTCACGAACCCTTGGTGCTGGATGGTGGGATAGTTTTTTTACCATTGTCCTGCCGTTGAGCGGCCGTGCGATTCTTGCCGGAATGTCGTTGATGTTTGCCAGGAACCTTGGTGAGTTCGGCGCAACCGTTATTCTTGCCGGCAATATCCCGGGGGTGACACAGACAATACCCCTGGCAATTTACGAATATACCTCTGTACCGGGTGGTGACCGGATGGCGCTGACGCTTTGTCTGGTCTCCATCAGTCTGTCTTTTGCCATCCTTCTTATTAGTGAGGGAATAAATCGAAAGTTCAAGAAAGGGTAG
- a CDS encoding P-II family nitrogen regulator, which yields MKEIMAVVRMNKINKTKKALIDAGVSSMTAMECLGRGKALVSMELLKGAQEGHEEAIAQLGQSDGLQPKRAIFVVVPDKLVQKTVDTIIDANQTEKSGDGVIWVMPTEDSISVRTSERGDAVLDEF from the coding sequence ATGAAAGAGATCATGGCCGTGGTCCGCATGAACAAGATCAATAAGACCAAAAAGGCTCTGATTGACGCGGGCGTTTCTTCCATGACCGCCATGGAGTGTCTGGGCCGCGGCAAAGCCCTGGTGAGCATGGAGCTGCTTAAGGGTGCCCAAGAGGGGCATGAAGAGGCCATTGCCCAGCTGGGCCAGAGCGACGGCCTCCAGCCCAAGCGTGCCATCTTCGTGGTCGTGCCCGACAAATTGGTTCAAAAGACCGTAGACACGATTATTGACGCCAACCAAACCGAAAAATCAGGAGACGGAGTTATCTGGGTCATGCCCACCGAAGACTCCATTTCTGTGAGAACATCTGAACGCGGCGATGCTGTTCTTGACGAATTTTAA
- a CDS encoding GNAT family N-acetyltransferase: MNIIIKDALPVDIDQMLPLLAQLFAMEQDFEFNSEAQARGLRLMLDGCGKHRAVKVAWVNDAIVGMCTAQTRISMVRGNIGAVVGDLVVAREYKKKEIAALLLSAIEGWAINKGIKYISLLADKDNQDDLNFYHEKAWKRTSLVCLVKSLD; encoded by the coding sequence ATGAATATAATCATTAAAGACGCTCTCCCTGTGGACATTGATCAGATGTTGCCTCTGTTGGCTCAACTTTTTGCGATGGAACAAGACTTTGAATTTAATTCAGAGGCCCAGGCCCGGGGGCTTCGGTTGATGCTGGACGGCTGCGGAAAGCACAGGGCTGTGAAGGTGGCGTGGGTGAATGACGCAATTGTCGGAATGTGTACGGCCCAGACCCGGATTTCAATGGTCCGGGGTAATATCGGTGCAGTGGTGGGTGATCTGGTTGTGGCTCGTGAATACAAAAAGAAAGAAATTGCAGCCCTTTTACTGTCTGCTATTGAGGGCTGGGCTATAAATAAAGGAATCAAATACATATCCCTGCTTGCAGACAAAGACAATCAGGACGATCTTAATTTTTATCATGAAAAAGCGTGGAAACGCACCTCCTTGGTCTGTCTGGTCAAATCTCTGGATTAA
- a CDS encoding Nif11-like leader peptide family natural product precursor: MSKENVLAFLDKGADDRKFRVKYDNCFSMEKFAAMAKEDGFEFTVEDLQAVLKANGDSFDSYGNPPKKGIWV; encoded by the coding sequence ATGTCAAAAGAAAACGTTCTGGCCTTTTTGGATAAAGGTGCAGATGATCGCAAATTCCGTGTAAAGTACGATAACTGTTTTTCAATGGAAAAATTTGCAGCGATGGCAAAAGAAGATGGCTTTGAATTTACTGTAGAAGATCTGCAGGCAGTATTGAAGGCGAATGGGGACTCTTTCGATTCATATGGCAACCCACCCAAAAAAGGAATTTGGGTATAA
- the nifH gene encoding nitrogenase iron protein codes for MRKVAIYGKGGIGKSTTTQNTVAGLVEAGKKIMIVGCDPKSDSTRLMLNGLAQKTVLDTLREEGEDVELEDVRKAGYGGVLCTESGGPEPGVGCAGRGIITSINLLEQLGAYDEDQNLDYVFYDVLGDVVCGGFAMPIREGKAQEIYIVVSGEMMAMYAANNICKGIVKFAQSGGVRLGGLICNSRQVDNEEEMILQLAKRLGTQMIHFVPRHNMVQQAEINRKTVIDFAPDHPQADEYRALAKKMDENETFVIPTPLEIEELESLLIEYGIAA; via the coding sequence ATGAGAAAAGTAGCAATCTACGGAAAAGGCGGCATCGGCAAATCCACAACAACCCAGAACACCGTCGCAGGACTGGTAGAGGCCGGCAAAAAAATTATGATCGTGGGGTGTGACCCCAAGTCCGACTCCACACGGCTTATGCTCAATGGACTGGCCCAGAAAACCGTTCTGGACACCCTGAGAGAAGAAGGTGAAGATGTGGAACTCGAAGATGTCAGAAAAGCCGGATACGGTGGGGTTCTGTGTACGGAATCAGGCGGACCCGAACCCGGTGTTGGCTGCGCGGGTCGCGGGATCATCACTTCCATTAACCTGCTGGAACAGCTGGGCGCCTATGACGAAGATCAGAATTTGGATTATGTATTTTATGATGTTCTGGGCGACGTTGTCTGCGGTGGATTTGCCATGCCCATCCGTGAAGGCAAGGCCCAGGAGATATATATTGTTGTTTCCGGCGAGATGATGGCCATGTACGCGGCCAACAACATCTGCAAGGGTATCGTAAAATTTGCCCAGTCCGGCGGGGTGCGTCTCGGCGGTCTGATCTGCAACTCCCGTCAGGTCGACAACGAAGAGGAAATGATTTTACAGCTGGCCAAGAGACTGGGCACCCAGATGATCCATTTTGTTCCCCGGCATAACATGGTTCAGCAGGCAGAGATCAACAGAAAGACGGTTATCGACTTTGCGCCGGATCACCCCCAGGCCGATGAGTACCGGGCGCTGGCCAAAAAAATGGATGAAAATGAAACGTTTGTCATCCCAACTCCTCTTGAGATTGAAGAACTCGAGTCCCTGCTCATTGAATACGGGATCGCGGCGTAA
- a CDS encoding P-II family nitrogen regulator — MKVMIKSIVRPEKVNAVMSALMESGYPAVTRMSVAGRGKQRGIKIGEITYDEIPKEMLLSVIDEKDRDFVLKTILETAKTGEKGAFGDGKIFISPIIDSYTISSGKKDIDLDEELEEAS; from the coding sequence ATGAAAGTAATGATTAAATCCATCGTCCGCCCTGAAAAAGTTAACGCAGTCATGTCCGCCCTCATGGAATCCGGATATCCGGCGGTCACCCGGATGAGTGTGGCAGGGCGTGGCAAGCAGCGGGGGATCAAAATCGGTGAAATCACCTATGACGAAATTCCCAAGGAGATGCTCTTATCGGTTATTGATGAAAAAGATCGCGATTTTGTCCTTAAAACCATTTTAGAAACCGCCAAGACCGGTGAGAAAGGCGCCTTTGGCGACGGTAAGATTTTCATCTCGCCGATCATTGATTCTTATACCATCAGCTCAGGCAAAAAAGACATCGACCTTGATGAAGAGCTGGAGGAGGCATCATGA
- a CDS encoding IS110 family transposase encodes MAKNTGKKSKSGIENLNAIHPNAAGIDIGATEIYIAVPGDRSDDPVKCFDTFTDDLHDAARWLKSCDIDSIAMESTGVYWIPVFQILDAYGFEVTLVNDRHVKNVPGRKTDVQDCQWLQYLHSVGLLRGSFRPAQDICAVRSLLRHRDNLVKSASSHIQHIQKSLTQMNLQIHNVISDITGVTGMAIIDAILAGERNPKKLAELKDRRIKATKQTIVKSLTGDYRREHLFTLEQTVQSYRNYRQLIMDCDVEIENHLKEFESRIYIDDIKPPPGKKGGRKPKANTPNFDVKTHMHRILGTDLTLIDGITR; translated from the coding sequence ATGGCAAAAAATACCGGGAAAAAGAGCAAAAGTGGAATTGAGAACCTGAATGCAATCCATCCTAACGCTGCTGGCATCGACATTGGTGCTACAGAGATCTACATCGCCGTCCCTGGTGATAGATCAGATGATCCGGTAAAATGTTTTGATACATTTACCGATGATTTGCATGACGCAGCCAGGTGGCTAAAAAGTTGCGATATTGATTCGATTGCCATGGAATCCACAGGCGTATACTGGATACCTGTTTTCCAAATTTTAGATGCATATGGATTTGAGGTTACCCTGGTTAACGATAGACACGTTAAAAATGTGCCTGGCCGCAAAACTGATGTTCAGGATTGTCAATGGCTCCAATATCTTCATTCTGTCGGTTTGTTGCGAGGTTCATTCCGGCCTGCACAGGATATTTGCGCCGTCCGGTCCTTACTCAGGCACAGAGATAATCTGGTTAAATCCGCTTCTTCCCATATCCAGCATATTCAAAAATCTCTGACCCAGATGAATCTACAGATTCACAACGTCATCAGCGATATTACCGGCGTTACCGGAATGGCAATTATTGATGCAATTCTTGCCGGAGAGCGAAATCCTAAAAAATTAGCTGAATTGAAAGATCGACGGATAAAGGCCACAAAGCAGACAATTGTCAAATCGCTGACGGGAGATTATCGACGGGAGCATCTTTTTACACTTGAGCAGACAGTTCAATCCTATCGTAATTACCGCCAGTTGATCATGGATTGTGATGTTGAAATTGAAAACCATTTGAAAGAATTTGAATCCCGTATTTATATTGATGATATAAAACCGCCGCCTGGCAAAAAGGGCGGACGGAAACCAAAGGCCAATACGCCTAATTTTGATGTCAAAACCCACATGCATCGTATTCTGGGGACGGATTTAACACTGATAGATGGTATCACTCGATGA
- the modC gene encoding molybdenum ABC transporter ATP-binding protein: MRLDVELKKSFKDFTLDVEFSLFSSRTGIFGPSGSGKSTIMNLLSGLELPDSGYIRLGTTVLFDSREKINLKPDQRDVGVVFQHAHLFPHMSVKRNIFYGYKRVKPENRKIDPDSLFEVLGVTQLLSRDVSTLSGGERQRIALARTVLSNPRLILMDEPLSALDEGHKFQIIPYLKNVFNNYGIPMIFISHSVLEMRMMTDEVLVIEGGRIKQHGAAEELVKRSWNRGLESYVNLLNLGCTSSHKGLFRCKWGDTNIILTEPAEGGDNLFELDSRDILLFKRHPEATSARNLLKCTVTDIYSCENRVRVELACGNEHLIAQIVPESVCELGIKEGTMVVAAIKASAFKKIF; encoded by the coding sequence GTGCGGTTAGACGTCGAGTTAAAAAAAAGTTTCAAGGATTTCACCCTTGATGTTGAATTCAGTCTGTTCTCATCAAGGACGGGGATTTTCGGTCCGTCAGGGAGCGGGAAATCAACGATTATGAATTTGCTGTCCGGTCTGGAGTTGCCGGACAGTGGTTATATTCGATTGGGTACTACCGTTCTTTTTGATTCAAGGGAAAAGATTAACCTCAAACCGGATCAGCGCGACGTGGGTGTCGTGTTTCAGCACGCCCACCTTTTTCCCCATATGAGCGTTAAAAGAAATATCTTCTATGGATATAAACGGGTCAAGCCGGAAAATAGAAAGATTGATCCTGATAGTCTTTTTGAGGTTCTCGGCGTTACGCAGCTTTTGTCGCGGGATGTTTCCACCCTGTCGGGCGGGGAACGGCAGCGTATCGCCCTGGCAAGAACGGTTCTGTCGAATCCTCGCCTGATCCTGATGGATGAGCCGCTTTCGGCTTTGGACGAGGGGCATAAATTTCAAATTATTCCGTATTTGAAAAATGTTTTTAACAATTACGGTATTCCCATGATTTTTATCAGTCATTCGGTGCTGGAAATGCGGATGATGACCGATGAGGTTCTGGTGATTGAAGGGGGGCGTATTAAACAGCACGGTGCGGCTGAAGAACTGGTAAAAAGATCGTGGAACCGTGGTCTCGAAAGTTATGTCAATCTGCTTAATCTTGGTTGCACTTCATCCCATAAGGGCCTGTTTCGTTGTAAGTGGGGGGATACCAATATTATTCTCACTGAACCGGCGGAGGGTGGCGACAATCTTTTTGAACTGGATTCACGGGACATCCTTCTTTTCAAGCGGCATCCGGAGGCAACAAGTGCCAGGAATCTTTTGAAGTGTACTGTAACGGATATCTATAGTTGTGAAAATCGTGTGCGTGTGGAGCTTGCCTGTGGTAATGAACACCTGATTGCCCAGATCGTTCCTGAGTCGGTATGCGAGTTGGGGATTAAGGAAGGTACAATGGTGGTGGCGGCAATAAAGGCATCGGCGTTCAAGAAGATATTTTGA
- the modA gene encoding molybdate ABC transporter substrate-binding protein yields MSNLCNSLIAKFDKLHPDVKIIPNFASSGALAKQIEQGAPADIYVSANPKWMTHLIEKGKIKTQTKKTFAHNALVFVGKPSTNAHSMGDLQRLKRVALGSPSSVPAGQYAKQAMDKEGVYDEMLKKGQLVMAKDVRQALIYADRGETDGAFVYKTDAMLAISAKILFEVPVDLYSQVTYPVAMTKESDGNADAKRFYDYIVSEAAHPEMIRLGFTLP; encoded by the coding sequence ATGAGCAATCTGTGCAATAGTTTGATAGCAAAGTTTGATAAGCTGCATCCTGATGTCAAAATTATCCCCAATTTTGCTTCGTCAGGCGCCTTGGCAAAGCAAATCGAACAGGGGGCGCCTGCAGATATATATGTCTCTGCTAATCCGAAGTGGATGACGCATTTGATTGAAAAGGGCAAGATTAAGACACAAACAAAAAAAACATTTGCTCATAATGCTTTGGTTTTTGTGGGTAAGCCAAGCACGAATGCCCATTCCATGGGTGATTTACAGAGATTGAAGCGTGTTGCATTAGGCAGTCCCAGCAGTGTGCCGGCCGGTCAGTATGCTAAGCAGGCGATGGATAAAGAGGGCGTATATGATGAGATGCTCAAGAAAGGGCAGCTGGTCATGGCAAAGGACGTTCGCCAGGCGCTGATCTATGCCGACCGGGGAGAGACCGATGGTGCTTTTGTTTACAAAACGGATGCGATGCTCGCCATCAGTGCCAAAATTTTGTTTGAAGTGCCTGTTGATCTTTATAGTCAGGTAACCTATCCGGTTGCCATGACAAAGGAGAGCGACGGAAACGCTGATGCCAAGCGCTTCTATGACTATATCGTTTCCGAAGCGGCTCATCCGGAAATGATTCGTCTTGGTTTTACATTGCCCTGA